A single window of Salvia splendens isolate huo1 chromosome 8, SspV2, whole genome shotgun sequence DNA harbors:
- the LOC121743126 gene encoding uncharacterized protein LOC121743126, whose amino-acid sequence MDGEGCVHNQSPNHRSESKKRGSIEIQETSETSQKSVKMSDLEPVFQAEGRPNNSAIPDSRVLDLNVHVGSTSYVVVSEKEDVITKARGFDLDLNAAAVSSSINESIYPCKMNKHLMSREDSDCVSSVGPMDTKDPMRVWKGLKQNNYLSAPYGAPPGTLSKTRGRKKSSNDVMKKKIERAMKEQVDRFARVAAPSGLLNGLNPGIINHVRNSKQVHSIIEALVRSEKDESLLSGSKRRNQINELSDRREAINVRGSGEQISGFDRGDALLGRRQMSDYAFFSKSVYPNMGITRGDGESHMGYARTSSVAIGMENASCLSSDESANISSVTSLSLKAANIALQWLELLHQDIRGRLAALRRSKKRVRAVITTELPLLISREFSSEKENDLQMINSTADAHSDRWSTLFGKMDKALSEEEGHLENWLNQVKEMQSHCEIGLSANALHCPSEQALPHNRSGAVEDSDKDLAVRAAAASIYSTCNFLLSRENLPCC is encoded by the exons ATGGATGGTGAGGGTTGCGTTCATAATCAGTCTCCAAACCACAGATCTGAATCAAAG AAAAGGGGTAGCATTGAAATTCAAGAAACATCCGAAACTTCTCAAAAGAGTGTTAAAATGAGCGATCTTGAACCAGTTTTTCAGGCCGAAG GAAGACCAAACAATTCAGCAATTCCGGATTCGAGAGTGCTTGATCTGAATGTTCATGTTGGCTCCACCAGTTATGTGGTTGTGTCGGAGAAGGAAGATGTCATAACTAAGGCTAGAGGGTTTGATTTGGACCTAAATGCTGCGGCTGTTTCGAGTTCTATCAATGAGTCCATCTATCCTTGTAAAATGAACAAGCATTTGATGTCAAGGGAGGACTCGGACTGTGTCAGTTCAGTAGGCCCGATGGATACAAAGGATCCAATGAGAGTCTGGAAGGGCttgaaacaaaataattactTGTCTGCGCCTTATGGAGCTCCACCGGGTACCCTGTCGAAGACGCGTGGGAGGAAGAAATCTAGCAACGATGTaatgaagaagaaaattgaACGTGCAATGAAAGAACAGGTTGATAGATTTGCAAGAGTTGCTGCACCGAGTGGTTTGCTTAATGGGCTTAATCCCGGGATCATTAACCATGTGAGAAACAGTAAACAGGTTCACTCTATTATCGAGGCGTTAGTGAGATCAGAAAAGGACGAAAGTCTACTTTCAGGAAGCAAGAGACGTAATCAAATTAATGAACTCTCTGATAGAAGAGAAGCTATAAATGTGCGTGGTTCAGGAGAGCAGATCTCTGGGTTTGATCGTGGAGATGCTTTACTAGGAAGAAGGCAGATGAGTGATTATGCTTTTTTCTCGAAATCAGTATATCCAAATATGGGGATCACAAGAGGCGATGGTGAATCACATATGGGGTACGCAAGGACGTCATCTGTAGCAATTGGCATGGAGAATGCCAGTTGCTTGTCGAGTGATGAATCTGCAAACATTAGCAGCGTTACTTCACTTTCTCTAAAAG cTGCGAATATAGCTTTACAATGGTTGGAACTTCTACATCAAGATATAAGAGGGCGTCTTGCAG CACTAAGACGGAGTAAAAAAAGAGTTCGTGCGGTTATTACCACAGAATTGCCCCTCCTAATATCCAGAGAGTTTTCGtctgaaaaagaaaatgatttacAAATGATAAATTCTACTGCTGATGCTCACTCTGATAGATGGAGCACTCTATTTGGGAAAATGGATAAAGCACTTTCTGAAGAAGAGGGCCATCTG GAGAATTGGTTGAACCAAGTGAAGGAAATGCAGTCACATTGTGAAATCGGTCTGAGCGCAAATGCTTTGCATTGCCCTTCGGAGCAGGCACTTCCTCACAACAG ATCGGGAGCTGTGGAAGATTCGGACAAGGATTTAGCTGTGAGGGCTGCTGCTGCTTCGATATATTCGACTTGCAACTTCTTGTTGTCAAGGGAAAACTTGCCTTGTTGCTAG